One genomic segment of Helianthus annuus cultivar XRQ/B chromosome 14, HanXRQr2.0-SUNRISE, whole genome shotgun sequence includes these proteins:
- the LOC110904767 gene encoding serine/threonine-protein kinase rio2 → MKLDVNVLRYLSKDDFRVLTAVEMGMRNHEIVPAELIERIASLRHGGTYKVLKNLLKHKLLHHDSSKYDGFRLTYLGYDFLAIKTLVNRGVFSSVGRQIGVGKESDIFEVANEDGTIMAMKLHRLGRTSFRAVKSKRDYLKHRSSFSWLYLSRLAALKEFAFMKALQEHGFPVPNAVDCNRHCVIMSLVQGYPFVQVKQLQNPETVFEKIIGIVVRLAEHGLIHCDFNEFNIMIDDDEKITIIDFPQMVSVSHRNAEMYFDRDVECIIKFFSKRFNLSFEANADDSDSDVESDAVKPRFSSIKKASGFLDKELYASGFSRKEQDDIEKFTEKIHGSDDEEIEDDEETEDDEDHDSSKLNALDIQNFDTLCSLTKDEDDEQSGDIGDVVEDQQNSEEKHEDASDKVEDDEQDDNPELEQRLAKQRRRAIQAARAGRKTNASRNSYKDKGGKSSHNSKIQKSNW, encoded by the exons ATGAAGCTTGATGTGAATGTTTTGCGCTACCTCTCGAAAGATGACTTCAGGGTTTTGACTGCAGTCGAGATGGGAATGCGCAAT CACGAAATTGTACCCGCAGAGCTCATCGAACGCATTGCTTCACTCAG GCATGGAGGGACTTATAAGGTGTTGAAAAATTTGCTGAAGCACAAGTTGTTGCATCACGACTCTTCAAAGT ATGATGGTTTTCGACTTACATACCTTGGTTATGATTTTCTTGCTATAAAGACTTTGGTTAACCGTGGTGTATTTTCATCTGTGGGACGTCAAATTGGTGTGGGAAAAGAATCTG ATATTTTTGAGGTTGCAAATGAAGACGGTACAATCATGGCTATGAAGTTACATAGACTGGGTAGAACCTCATTCCGAGCCGTCAAGTCTAAGCGTGACTACTTAAAGCACCGAAGCAGCTTCAGTTGGCTGTATTTATCTCGCCTCGCTGCTCTTAAAGAATTTGCTTTCATGAAG GCCTTGCAAGAACATGGGTTTCCGGTCCCTAACGCTGTGGATTGCAACCGCCATTGTGTAATTATGTCACTTGTACAAGGCTATCCATT TGTGCAGGTGAAGCAGCTGCAAAACCCTGAAACCGTCTTTGAAAAGATCATAGGAATCGTTGTTCGTCTTGCGGAGCATGGGCTTATTCACTGCGACTTTAACGAATTTAACATAATG ATAGACGATGATGAAAAGATTACGATCATTGATTTTCCTCAAATGGTATCTGTATCTCATCGAAATGCGGAAAT GTACTTTGATCGTGACGTTGAATGCATTATCAAGTTTTTCAGCAAGAG GTTTAACCTCTCTTTTGAAGCAAATGCTGATGATTCAGATTCAGATGTCGAATCAGATGCCGTAAAGCCTCGGTTTTCTTCAATAAAGAAAGCTTCTGGTTTCCTTGATAAGGAACTTTATGCGAGTGGTTTCAGCAGGAAAGAACAAGATGATATCGAAAAA TTCACTGAGAAGATACATGGTTCTGATGATGAAGAAATAGAAGACGACGAAGAAACAGAAGACGATGAAGATCACGATTCTTCTAAATTAAATGCATTAGATATCCAAAATTTCGATACTTTATGTTCGTTGACCAAG gatgaagatgatgagcaATCTGGCGATATTGGTGATGTAGTAGAGGATCAACAAAACTCTGAAGAGAAGCATGAAGATGCAAGCGATAAG GTGGAAGACGACGAGCAGGATGATAATCCTGAACTTGAACAACGTTTAGCCAAGCAGCGAAGACGTGCCATCCAAGCGGCTCGTGCCGGAAGAAAGACGAATGCGTCAAGAAATTCTTATAAAGACAAAGGTGGCAAATCCTCCCATAATTCAAAGATTCAGAAGAGTAATTGGTGA